In the Mytilus trossulus isolate FHL-02 chromosome 1, PNRI_Mtr1.1.1.hap1, whole genome shotgun sequence genome, one interval contains:
- the LOC134721875 gene encoding uncharacterized protein LOC134721875 encodes MANRQKFQDGAIVMTSLELDGFVLFISRLTTNNDLKKFSEALSSNPLHIYVKLQKIKNAMDAETMLVDTMLSKLTLSEIVATLYNSKYSYLAEILFCCYQQCQQKASIIRMNKTQTENRRKISLYFRDIKKLVHDIAFKNPHADVKRLSNIMKQNIETETNSVRKMYLCDKYTALKAAEMDALINITGRVSPDHEGYVEMESFINSTSAPSISQVILYGRKADVLSTDGRFTEGEDLLRAAYVAADNSLPCVEITDMIYKNVVFKLSQFEQSQTEELQKSLFLEASRGIWSLNDESEDMRIFWKRLFILRMSFCLLGIGKLCDMIDSYVPSTKSITEAERLLKCDDLKDMEHRRMMFYHIAKSRLHQWKSDVNESKTCLEMARVLAKEGNYAEDKALEKYQETIGCLQERSYTPECSSFDSVSETPQIVDDVPSVTISFNSLEFISDKRTLYSQ; translated from the coding sequence ATGGCAAACAGACAAAAGTTTCAAGATGGAGCAATTGTTATGACATCTTTAGAGCTGGAtgggtttgttttgtttatttcaaggCTCACTACAAATAATGATCTAAAGAAGTTTTCAGAAGCTTTATCTTCTAATCCTCtacatatttatgtaaaattacaaaagataaaaaatgcAATGGATGCTGAAACAATGCTTGTTGATACTATGTTGTCTAAACTAACCCTTTCGGAGATTGTTGCTACACTGTACAATAGCAAATATAGCTATTTGGCAGAGATATTGTTCTGTTGTTATCAACAATGTCAACAGAAAGCATCTATAATCCGTATGAACAAGactcaaacagaaaacagaagaaaaataagtttatattttagagaTATCAAGAAACTTGTACATGATATAGCATTTAAAAATCCACATGCAGATGTTAAAAGACTCAGTAATATAATGAAACAGAATAtagaaacagaaacaaattCTGTTCGAAAGATGTATCTCTGTGACAAATATACTGCTCTAAAAGCAGCTGAAATGGACGCTTTAATCAATATCACTGGACGTGTATCCCCTGATCATGAAGGCTATGTTGAAATggaatcttttataaatagtACATCTGCTCCATCTATTTCCCAAGTTATACTTTATGGTCGTAAAGCAGACGTTCTCTCAACAGATGGTCGTTTTACAGAAGGCGAGGATTTACTTAGAGCAGCTTACGTAGCTGCCGACAATAGCCTTCCATGTGTCGAAATAACGgacatgatatataaaaatgttgtttttaaactgtCTCAGTTTGAACAATCGCAAACTGAGGAACTTCAAAAATCTTTATTTCTAGAAGCCAGTCGGGGAATTTGGTCTTTAAATGATGAATCAGAAGACATGAGAATATTTTGGAAACGTTTGTTTATTCTGAgaatgtcattttgtttgttaGGGATAGGCAAACTTTGTGATATGATTGATAGCTATGTGCCATCTACAAAATCCATTACAGAGGCAGAACGGCTTTTAAAATGTGATGATTTAAAAGATATGGAGCATAGACGaatgatgttttatcatataGCCAAATCTCGACTTCATCAATGGAAAAGCGATGTAAATGAGTCTAAAACATGTCTCGAAATGGCACGAGTACTTGCAAAAGAAGGAAATTACGCCGAAGACAAAGCCCTAGAAAAATATCAAGAGACAATAGGATGTTTACAAGAAAGATCGTATACACCTGAATGCAGTTCTTTTGATTCTGTTTCTGAAACACCACAAATTGTTGACGATGTGCCATCAGTAACAATAAGTTTTAATTCTTTAGAATTTATTAGTGATAAACGGACATTATATagtcaatga
- the LOC134721884 gene encoding uncharacterized protein LOC134721884, with product MQSQRRIGVGRMEMDMLEINAVKKFGAKFVDDIYPIPMAEVLRKNCIIDEPFYQEILMMQRNHAPRRVMCEALVNETTNNCNLKHLIQVLYDNGFMNLAKELFLCREESRNKVALLRVNRADTSNRRKIGEYFKNIKQQVHAMVFKNSLSTVHNLGEKIKKSMLDINDPVQRMYACDKYVALKAAEMDSLTNIAGIVSKDHPGYLEMKRYVSSTSNPALSEVILYGRQSDVLSTIGNFEEAEDFMRQALVSAYTSCSCVEVTDMLYKNVVVKLSKFEKNPHDEELRKSILFEADQGLWTLRDQSEDLRLFWTKLFLLRMAFAHLGIGKFCDIVRNYVPTMQSLVEAEMILKLDPLKDLEHRRQMFIAVARARLEEWKGNMEAAMKYLKIARELAKEGKYAEDRALADYEILLGKNPWQTHIYERDRHEHVIDEQNSLVLHLRSSILPSSLEDSTDQKTYFSSNNDSQCQSIRSVHFEILRTVSDTQSNRSLDHLDPQSPLVSDVSSLFPNTSTSDSMEHLNLTSLQENATEPGLGNTDARHDRVDISFQSSILVSSQTEASPDSCDDSYPSLEHLRFSSSER from the coding sequence ATGCAGTCTCAACGACGCATTGGTGTAGGGCGCATGGAGATGGATATGCTAGAAATAAATGCTGTAAAGAAATTTGGTGCGAAGTTTGTAGACGACATTTATCCTATCCCAATGGCAGAGGTTCTTAGAAAAAACTGCATAATAGACGAACCCTTTTACCAAGAAATTCTTATGATGCAAAGAAATCATGCTCCCCGAAGAGTTATGTGCGAAGCACTAGTTAACGAGACAACAAATAACTGCAATCTTAAACATCTTATACAAGTGTTATATGATAATGGATTTATGAATCTTGCCAAAGAATTATTCCTTTGTCGCGAAGAAAGTCGCAACAAAGTAGCTCTTCTTCGTGTAAATCGAGCAGACACTAGTAATAGGCGTAAGATTGGAGAATACTTTAAGAACATTAAACAACAAGTTCATGCAATGGTATTTAAAAACTCGCTTTCTACTGTTCATAATTTAGGAGagaaaattaagaaatcaaTGCTTGATATCAACGATCCCGTGCAAAGGATGTATGCATGTGATAAGTATGTTGCATTGAAAGCTGCAGAAATGGATTCACTCACAAACATTGCAGGAATAGTCAGCAAAGATCATCCAGGGTATTTGGAAATGAAACGATATGTTTCAAGTACATCAAACCCCGCACTTTCAGAAGTAATTCTGTATGGAAGACAATCCGATGTTCTTTCGACAATCGGTAACTTTGAAGAAGCGGAAGATTTTATGCGACAAGCATTAGTAAGTGCGTACACAAGTTGTTCATGTGTAGAAGTGACagatatgttatataaaaatgtggTTGTAAAACTATCgaaatttgagaaaaatccaCATGACGAAGAACTACGGAAATCAATTTTGTTTGAAGCCGATCAAGGACTTTGGACACTACGAGACCAATCAGAAGACTTGCGATTATTTTGGACGAAACTTTTCCTTTTACGAATGGCATTCGCTCATCTTGGTATCGGAAAGTTTTGTGATATTGTACGCAATTATGTACCAACCATGCAATCACTTGTAGAAGCTGAAATGATACTAAAACTTGATCCTCTAAAAGATCTAGAACATCGGAGACAAATGTTTATTGCAGTTGCTAGAGCAAGACTGGAAGAATGGAAAGGTAACATGGAAGCTGcgatgaaatatttaaaaatagccAGGGAACTAGCAAAAGAGGGAAAGTATGCTGAAGACAGAGCACTTGCAGATTATGAAATCCTCCTTGGAAAGAATCCATGGCAAACACATATTTATGAGCGTGACCGACACGAACATGTAATAGATGAACAAAATAGTCTTGTTTTGCATTTGAGGTCTTCAATTTTGCCATCGTCACTTGAGGATTCAACAGATCAGAAGACTTATTTTTCATCAAACAACGACAGCCAGTGTCAATCAATCAGAAgtgtgcattttgaaatattaaggaCTGTAAGTGATACCCAATCAAACAGAAGCTTAGATCATCTCGATCCACAGTCTCCATTAGTAAGCGACGTTAGCTCACTTTTCCCGAATACATCTACAAGCGACAGTATGGAACATCTAAATCTAACCTCTTTACAAGAAAATGCAACTGAACCAGGATTGGGTAATACGGATGCTCGACATGATAGGGTGGATATTTCTTTTCAATCTTCAATTTTGGTATCCAGCCAAACCGAAGCATCTCCAGACTCTTGCGATGATTCATACCCTTCGTTGGAACATTTGCGCTTTTCATCATCTGAAAGATAG